TATATAATTGTCAATATGTCAAATATTTTGGGAATTGATGCATACGAATAAAGGTGAACAAAAAGAGAAAGGCCTAGTTTTTTGCCTGTTTGATGcaacttattttttagttttataaaaatagattgtttgaaaaaaaaaaaataactcagAGAAAGtgaatttttaaaaagctatacttaaaaagaaaattacggTTTTACACTCCTAAAGATGCAAAAGTTTATGTGAAGTCTAACcattaaacaataatttatcaTAACAATTTGTAACATGCTTATGTATACCTTTTGggattatataaaagaaaaataccttTGGGAAAATACTGACTCCATTAAGGAGAGCAAGCTGGGGGATGAAGGCATATATGGTGATTGGAATTGACCAACTAGGCCAAAAAGAATAATGTGCATAGGCAAGGCCCATAAGAAGGCCTATGGTCTTGGTGCCGAATGTTATAGGGTTATACTTCGAGAAAACCACCTCAATTAGGCCAATAGTCCATCGTTTGCATTGAACCAAAACTTCCACAAGGCTAATTGGTACGTCTCCCAAAAAGGCTGGCCTCTTAGGGTTGCAAAATATGGCCTTCCATCCCTCACCTTTTAGCCGATAGCCCGTAAAGAAGTCCTCGACCAATGAACCATATTTGAACCCAATCTATGcatttcaaattgattaattcGGTTACTCATTGTATATTTTAATTGGAAAACCCATTTGATTAAGTAAAAAGCTTTgttccatataaaaaaaaagagggtaaAAAGCTttgattaaaagaaagaaaagaaaagagaacaatataattaataagcttacctcttttattattatttttctcttaaaattaaTAAGCTTACCTTATAGCCCCATCTTGTGCTATTCTCGAAATTGCACCCTGCTACCTTGTGTGCCAGTTCCAGAATTGGTTGGGACTGGATGTGCTTGGCCACAACATGATGCGGGTTTAATTCGGGAATTTCTTGTGAAATCATATTTGATGGACCTCCAAAGAAGGCACGTCGACAAAAAAAACATCCACTTCCTTCATAATCAGGACCAGATAATCCATCCATCCCCAATGGATTAACTATATACATGTATTTATGCTCACAAGCATAAATATCGTTTTCATTGAGTCCATGAAATTTTTGAGGGAATTGAATATATCCTAGTGTAGACCGAATTTTAGGATCTGTTAAGTAACACAACACACGAATAGGTGTTTGTGGATCATTAGAGTACATGTCACAATCCAAGGTCAAAATCATAGGTGCATTGGTCATTACAGCTGATACTCGAAGCTTcaatacaaagaaaaacaaattcatgAACAAAAAGTGTAAGTGAAAAATTGCAAGAATTGTAGCATGGTACAATTTGGCTAATACATAATCTAGGAAAGCTCACCAGGGCATTAAGGGCTCCTGCCTTAAAATGGTGGGGTGAAGTCCTACTCTTTTCTCTAGAGACATAGATGAGGCTTGGCATCAAATGGCCTGAGATGTCTTTATCTTTGCTATTGTCTAACAAGACCTGCTCATACTCCAACTTTTCATATTAAATGCCAGCTGAGATTTATTGTAAATACCAAACAATAGATGGGAATTGCTTTTTTAACTCTGGGAATAAACTTAGATCTAtccctaaaaaataattgtgacTACTTTTTGGCTGCTTAGAAAGAAGTACTTTgcaatgaaaatttaaatttttttaactcaaaattgATCCCCCAAGTCTAATGTAAGTCATTAAGTAACAAATAACCTGAATGACAGCCGGATGATCTTGGCGAGTAAACCCATTTGTCCATTTGGTGAAAGCCGTGAGTTCCTCTTCTCTAGTAATATAATCATCAGCAACTTTTCCCCTTTCAAGAACATTATCTACCTTGACTTTCATGCTTTCATACATTTCCTATATAACATGGTCAGGAACAAGTGGTTAGGCAAATAGTCATTAGGGGTCACTGGTATAGATTGTAtagtcttatatatatatatatcatgaaaACAGCAATAagaatttttcctttcttcaacAATAAATCTAGAGATGCACgaattataaatttcttttttacaacGATGTGGACTAACTTAATTGGTGTACAATAAAAATTGTCAATATTGTGGCCCTCACATGTGAGCTTAACTCTTACTTATAAGTGAATAAGTTAGAGTTAGCGTGtgtttggcattggcttaaaaagtcaaatttttttactattcagcttatttttgctttttcatgggtctcattgcactttttggtactattcatgaattcattgtactattttagctatattttaaatttatttacagtacttttagcaaaaagttttcagttttagttaAATAAGCTATTCTCAAACAAACAATTAAGCTCAAATGCAAGGGCCACattattcaaccaaaaaaaaaaaaaaaaccctcactTATAAGTGAGATTCAACACAGTATTTAACTTTTCCAATGAGAAGTAAAGCAGTGTTAAACTTTACCTACTATATTATGATAAATTATTACTTGtcataaatatttaaacaatttgaaaattatagatttaatcatttaatcattattctaTCAGCGTGTTGTCCATACCTTGATCTTCTCAGTCTCAGAGCACCAAGGTTGATTTGATGCAAAATAAGCATCGGGGCTCCTGTCTACTATATTATTCTTCCTACAAAATGGTAACCAGTGGCTTGCAAATTTAGCAGCTTCCATAAAAGCAAAGAGAGTGATCTGAGAGCCCCCATCATCTGAAATATACACCGAGACCTTCTCTGCTGGATAGTCATAGGCCATAACAGATAAGGCAGTGTTCACCACGCTAATTGGTGGCTCCTTGTACGGATCTGCAGTGCATATGAACACGTCCAGTGCTGGAAAATCAGATTCATTCACAACCTGTTTGAGTTGTTCAGGGAATTCACTTCGGTAAACTGGAGTCATTCGAAAACTCTGCTGGGTAACCCAcatgaaagaaaggaaaatatcaGAGATGAACAAGGAGAGGGAGATAAAGAAGGCGGCCAAACTGTTTGAGTGGGTGAGTTTGAGTGCATGGTGATAGAGAAAAGCTAAGATTGCACATGAATAAATTGCTGCAAATACTCGGTTCAAGGCAGTGCGACGTGCTTGTCTAAGTGTGTGGAAGGTAGGGGTAGAGGCGGTGGAAGAACTGGTTGTGCAGTCTCGTAGGCCCTCCATGCTTCTTGTGGTgtagtagaaaagaaaaagtatgtgATAAATTGGGTTCAATTTATAAGCCAATTTGGGAGGATATGTGCAAGTGTTATTGCCTTATTGGTCCACATTACATGCGAGGAGACTTGagtagaaatatatatatagaactgGAGTCTATTATTGATTGTTGTTCTATATGTAATTAGGATGATGCTTATGTGGATGAATGTGACACGCCTCTTATAATTTGTAGGGTTTGGTTTGCTTCCAAAACAGGTTagtttaaaaatatcatccgtTATATGAACAAAAGTAGTAGACGGAAGCCTTAACTACAATTGAATATAACCTGTCACATGTGTAGTTAAAGGTAACCGTAGAATACATATCTACATatgtattttaaataattaccatattatattatttattgggTTATATATAGTGTCATTGGTGCAATATCCATATCTATGTATATTATAAAACAGAAGCATCTTCTTGTCACGTGGTAcaattttagactttttttttcctctctatctctaaattaacatttttcatttttcaacttTGTAGGTCCCAACTCCACTTAACACGTTTCCCATTTTCAACAAGTTGCAGCACTTTTGTCTCTAgaattttctctcattttctacTAGGAGTATTTACTCCAGTCTTCTTAGTTTTTTAGTTAAAccatccctaaaaaaaaataaaataaaaaaatacaatcaatattttttagtttagctatttttttaaagaaaaaagtttaacaacaaatttgattttagtCTAAGGCTACTCTACTCAATACCTgttttatgtgaattttgacataaaatttaCCAATGTATATACCAAGAAAACAATtaatcatcaataaaagaaataaaagaaccaGTCAATGCTAGTTGGTAGTTATCATGACCTAAGAGAAACAAGAACCACCACTGGCGgacaaagacaaaaaaaccATTAGCCAGTAGTCAACCACGTGGCTGACtcacatctatatataaaaagtgtcAAGGTCAAAGAAACAGTAAATTTGATTTATTCAGCTCTTTCTGCTTTCActtgcttcatttttttttttttttttcattttcaaatttggttggTAAATTGACTTATTGAAcacgctttttattttttatttttttatatacatatgagCTATTCTAAAAAGAAACTGTCAATGTCGAAGAAACAGTAAAGTTAGTTTATTCAACTCTTTCGGCTTTCCCtcgctttttcttctttatttcttttctttttttttttccttttttttttttcattttcaaatttggttggTAAATTGCCTATTGAacacgttttttattttttattcttttatatacatataagctactctaaaaaaataaaatattaacacaataaattgttacaatattttcacaattgttgaggtgttaattccttataggctaaaataaaataataaaatatcttaTTGAAACCAATtacatctaaaaataaaagtattgtaaaaaaaaaaaaaagtgcgacatccataatatttttcacaacactttcataacaaagcATAGGAGGTAAAtcgttattagttctaatttaaatttaccaatgaaattatttttttgctcacCAATAACAACCCGTAACAacatactacttatgatttgttgtgaaaatattgtggacatagcatttctcttgtgaaaatattaagacAATTTGTTGtcgtcataatatttttacaactactAAAGTATCAATtctttacaaataaaaataaaatataacaaaatcatGGTATTACGAAAATGTTGTACCATTATGTTGTGTTTCTGGAAAAAGTGTCAATGCCAAAGAAATAGTGaatttggtttattcaactctTTTCGCTttaaccttcttcttcttcttcttcttttcttttttttcattttcaaatttggttggTGAATTGGCCTATTGAACacgcttttttattttttattcttttatatacatatgtgctactctaaaaaaataaaatattaacacaataaattgttacaatattttcacaattgttgagatgaTAATTCCTAATaggctaaaataaaataactagaaccaatcacaactaaaaataaaaggtattataaaatataaaaaaaatgtgacatccataacatttttcacaacattttcataacaaagcATAGgaggtaaattgttattagttctaatttaaatttaccaataaaattacttttttgcttacTAATAACAACCCGTAACAACATactatttatgatttgttgtgaaaatattgtggacatagcatttctcttataaaaatattaagacaATTTGTTGtcatcataatatttttaaaactactAAAGTATCAATTCTTTacgaatcaaaataaaatataacaaaattatagtattaCGAAAATATTGTACCATTATGTAGtgtttctagaaaaaaaaattttggtttagtcaaCTTTGTTtagccaaaattcactatttcacgtacaattttcttaaattaactttttgtatttttttagaacaaaatttagctacaaaattggttgtaactttaAGCtattattggaggtgaattttgacaaatccaccattggattatatcttattcttatatcctccatgcttgcaaaattttaagaaaattaaagatcaatagctatgtcatcaataaattgtttaaattgtaaatttttgtattttaaaattatgcataaaatataagtttatagatcatatagtaaataatatccaattgacacaaaatttgatatgtgtattaagagcataaagaatatgaaatttaacggttagatttttaaaatatgcagtaatatttattttattgagtaagattgtaaccTAAGGTTACAACTCAACCTGTTTGGATAGGGTGTTTGCAAAGCCTTAATGCACGTTTTTGACAAAACGTGATTTTATAAACCGTTTGGCTCCACAAAAATCAGCACATTTGCATTTTCAAAACccagattttttgtttttacaaaacattGCAAAACTCTGCTTTTTTATAAATGCAAATTGGGTTAccgttatttttttctttagaaaatcaaaatagtGCCAAAACGATAATTGGTTTTACCAAAATACCAACTTTATACCTTCCCCATGTAtatctcttcctctattttcTCAGTTAGTCTATACTCCTCCATGTATATATGCTAGCCTGTTCTCTCAGTCTCCATGAGCTCTCTTCTGCTTTGTTTCTGGTCTTCATTTTTCATCTCGCTTTCCAGGTAACAATTCTCTATTCCTCTTTTGCAAAATTTATCTTATAGATTTGGGCTTTTTGCATGGTGGGTTACGCATTGTTGGAAACCTAAATGCTAGAACTTATTTTCACTGAAAGATTTGTTGTCGTCGTTGTTTTTGTTTCTGGGTTGTAGatttattagggtttttggcTGCTTTTGAGACCTGCtcattttgggttttgattataaTTATTGCTTTATTTGTAGACATATAGATATCATTGGAATCAGAcccttgtgtttttttttgggtgggttgGGAATAAATTGATAAAGGAGTTTTCTTTATTATGTTTCTcattcaagaatcaagattatgttTATGGGCTtttgatcaaaatttaatttttaacattctTTAGTGATAAAAAGCTTAATGGGTATTGTAAATGCACTTCTAGTATACTGTTTGTGTATCCTCTCTATGTAAGGTGCCCCTCTGAGTTTGACAGATTTTGGTATCTATTTATGTGTGCTACTGGGGAGTTGAGGGTTAGATATATCTATATCTGTATGCTTGTAGTGGGCATTGTTCTGATAACAAAATGGAAAAGAGCAAAAATACTATTTATTGAAAcaaactgttaggttctaaagacttagatttaatgtatttagaactctaatgtgtattgttggcaaaccatgatgaaaacaatatgtttagtcgtgtttagacttgctcaaagttggttcttTTACGTAAAGTTGGAATAAGTTGTTGTAGGATTCATTTATGCTTCTCGGCctggttcgattgatcgaagcttaggctcgatcaatcgaaaatcgggcCAGAGgcatttttctgcagaattctaactcagccctagtttgttttaaaatgttttgggttttctaatttgccctaggtataaaaggcaaaccctaaccacgttttagtgttgctcatattgctgtttgtgtaaatctcttgtgagatctatgaagagctttcctttacacaagtttaggattatcaagaaggagattcgttaaagagcttgatgatcattcagttgctgccataaaaacttaaagaaacacaagcagggGTGCTTGTACTTACTGgagaatctaagaaagaaggagtccgtggattcagaacttgcacgtggttgtgtcagtaagttctactgatgggtagcaataagaagtcaagcgtgggggcttgtaagtcttgttgtatgaacttcgattctttcaagatagtgaactcaagtttaccttgaggatagctaggttaaatcctccccaggtttttactggtttgatttcctgggtgatcatatcattgtattatttatctttctgctgctttgcatgatatgattatttgattgtgataacctagttttggaatttggactaagtaacaacttggctaattacctaggttaatctaattatgttttaaggggtttaaaaactattaaatgatatcagagcaggttgctctcttgttgttaatcttttgatcactgagctgatccttgacccctgttgtcatggaacacgaacactctcttgttattcctcctcattttgatgggaataattatgcttattggaaagtaaggatgaaagcattcttgAAATCGATTGATAAGAGAGTTTGGAACTCCATTGAATACAGAtaggagaagcccactacttcTGTTAGTGaatggcaaacttctcaaaaggAAGCAACCGCAttcaatagcaaggctatgaatgctatctttaacgctgcttctatggaggaatttaagagaatctctaatgttgaggttacTCATACTGCTTGAAATATcctccaaactgtgcatgaaggtaCAAAGACtgttaaaattaacaaattgtagcagttaacttctaaatttgaaagcattaggatgtctgatgatgaatcttttgatgaattctttgctaaacttaatgatattgttaattctgcacATAACTTGGGTGAAacctatgatcaacctaaaattgttagaaagattcttagatctttaactgaagactttagacccaaggtgactgccatcaCTAAGaataaggatgtggactccatccctgctgatgaacttgtaggatcacttcaatcctatgagttagaCCTACCCAAaactagcaaatccaaatcaatggctcttaagtcaatTGATGATGTTGAgattggtggatttgatgatgagctttCTGCTACAGAGATTATTTATCTTACtaagaattttagaaactttctcaggtaTAATAATAGAAGGGCAAGAGATACAAACACCGCTGAActtagaaactttaggaagaatgatcccactaaggttaacaataacgataaacctagagaaaaagtaggacaatcttcaaataattctatgggtcctcagtgttttggatgtcaagaatatggtcacatgaaatctgaatatCCCTACCTATTTGAAGTTTAAGGGTAAGGCTATAGCTGTAACCTTTAGTGATagtgaagtttctgatgatgagtctaattgtgacgaggatggaaacttcattgctttcactactactactgtagtcaatgagagcatatctgctgaagagaacccttctgatggggaactctctaagGATGCAGTTCTTCAAGATGCCTacaataaattttgcaaaattgctgcaaaggatgctatgaatgttgaacttggcataaagaaaattgaatctcttgagcttgataagaagaatttgcttgtaaaactatttgatgctaatgaacttttgaacaataTGAAAACTAAGAATATGctattgcttgataaagttaaatcattggaacttgatttatctgttgttagatctgctagttctaaacttgatcaaatgctgagtgttcaaaagtctccttctAACAAATCTAGATTATGTTTTattgaaagcatctctgtgtctgctccccattccacaaactttgtcctttcatcttcttttgaaCCTTCTATAAGTAGGattgtgagtgaaactgtcaaaccccttgtgagtgaggttgtcaaacccatagaaatttcaccatctaggaagattagggttgatcttaaagagtctaaacctaacCAGCCTACCCTTTCTAAGGATAAGTCATATGATAAACCtacatgggtttgtcatttttgtggaaagtctgaaCACATTCGTCCAAATTGTTACAAGCTacaagctgctaagagagcaaacaaaccaaaaagtatctgtgcctcaagcacaagatcctatggtactcattggtgaattggtaaaagttttaaacctttattccaatcctagagttagtaatcattcccatgtgaataagaactccaatatTCAtagtgcatctaaaaggttttggatgcaaaagacttgAACTAATtaagtctttctgacatggtccttgtgcctcattgctctaccctttgtgaccattattctttggttgtgtttttttttttttttttttctctaggatttgcattgcataacattcatgcatttcattttaggttttttttaataataaagaaaaaagaaaaaaaggaagcaaattgtgttttgcactatttttttcttggtttttgagaacaaggttggtcaatttattttcacttaacatgtcttttgtaccttgtttagccttgatgagcttacttattgcactttactagttcaAGTTTTgtaatgcatgttgtgtgggaaagatgtttatggttttaatcattttgtcttaatcttgaaatCACTTGTCTTTGACTGACAgacttgaacctttagagaaaagcataaataaccatctcatcactgttcactagccaatcatgaacaccttagtgcatattgtaagattttgtgctcgaaaaagtgtagcacatacacaaaaagaacatgaggtgtagcctcggttaaaatgctaaaattggtgtgtacattattggacttaatgttaaatctatcaaataaaattggtgtgtacattatcccggttattttaataaatttccaaACAATTAAAActggtatgtatattatgaggcaaaaatcaagaaacttacatgattgcaagcttatgatctaggagatgtgagagttatatgatataactctttaggtgatagtctctttcgaattctttgtgatgaattttgtagactttgtgtttAATTGCTATACACATATCATCTCACATGTAACTCAAGCtattgctagttgcacacactacacaagttactctttgctaaacattgtacatgttattaaGTGTGTCTTTGGTCTaaccaaccaagtttgcaaatactttgagtttTGTGCAAAACtatttgatgcttgaaaatttatggagaatgtaAGAAATTTTAACTTTGGGAAAATTGGGCTTAAAtccttgtttttgaaaatcatatcaccacatactcatgcattttgttcatcaatttcaatgctttgagttgttcctaaaattttttcaaaaacagtgtttttccttaaaatatttatgagcctctgtctgtttcgattgaTCCAATCTGTTTTTTGATTAATCGAAactgttttgaaatttttttaaattttttaatgagcctctgtttgtttcgatcaatcgaaactcgtgaatcaagttttttaaaaattagatttaactTGTTCaaaccactttttcaaaaaaaatttaaaactttctctctctctctctctctccgactcGACAAGGCTCCACAGAGaaattttttgtcctttttctccaaattttttctaagtttcTCTCTCCCTAAGCCGGTATGTCTATattacccttccttttgcattgattttcacattttcatgcattatcTCATGGTTTTTGGATAATTTTCGGACTATGCataatttgggatttttgatgaATCAAACCttattttgtgaaattgatcaatgagTTTTGTTGCCACAATGATATATTCTTGATCTATGAttgttaatttgatcaatttggggttttgtgataatttgataattctAGGGCTCGTATTGaacccgaattggggattttgttcaaattggtttcaattgatgaaattggcttgttgaagtgatgtaattgatcattattttatgtaatctctcttgtgtaatgatcaattcgtcaatttattacaaattgatcaagtggttattcaaattttggggtttttttttagaaactctatgttcaagccaattttgtgattttgaacttgatttgaacttaattgcactgcattaggacatgcatcatgacattttaTTTGTTCATgaatcatatagatttttgttctatatttttgttgtgctaacttgcagtttgcccttggtttttgttttgttttgttttgttttttttttttgttttttgctttgctttgtgtcttggtccttatcctagcaccatgcctaggaaaacttgAGCCCATAAGACcccctccacttcctctgagtctccctctaggagtgaggtctttaggaatgacaaaagcaGAGAGGCCTTTGAGAAATTAAACAGTAAGcataagatttgggctgagcgttTTGTGGTTTTAGATGAGGTTGATCTGGCCATTAGGGCAAAccttgagtctagaggttggttgtccctattagagatagatcatctaCCTCTGActgccctgattagagagttcttctcgaatctctcttgccacatctataaTTCCAACACCCTTATTCGGAGTTGGATAcaaggtgtagagttcaccc
This DNA window, taken from Quercus robur chromosome 2, dhQueRobu3.1, whole genome shotgun sequence, encodes the following:
- the LOC126713278 gene encoding cellulose synthase-like protein G3 isoform X1 gives rise to the protein MEGLRDCTTSSSTASTPTFHTLRQARRTALNRVFAAIYSCAILAFLYHHALKLTHSNSLAAFFISLSLFISDIFLSFMWVTQQSFRMTPVYRSEFPEQLKQVVNESDFPALDVFICTADPYKEPPISVVNTALSVMAYDYPAEKVSVYISDDGGSQITLFAFMEAAKFASHWLPFCRKNNIVDRSPDAYFASNQPWCSETEKIKEMYESMKVKVDNVLERGKVADDYITREEELTAFTKWTNGFTRQDHPAVIQVLLDNSKDKDISGHLMPSLIYVSREKSRTSPHHFKAGALNALLRVSAVMTNAPMILTLDCDMYSNDPQTPIRVLCYLTDPKIRSTLGYIQFPQKFHGLNENDIYACEHKYMYIVNPLGMDGLSGPDYEGSGCFFCRRAFFGGPSNMISQEIPELNPHHVVAKHIQSQPILELAHKVAGCNFENSTRWGYKIGFKYGSLVEDFFTGYRLKGEGWKAIFCNPKRPAFLGDVPISLVEVLVQCKRWTIGLIEVVFSKYNPITFGTKTIGLLMGLAYAHYSFWPSWSIPITIYAFIPQLALLNGVSIFPKVSESWFFLYVFLFLGAYGQHLLEFILEGGTIQRWWNDQRMWMIRGLSCFLFGSLEYFLKYLGISTTSFNVTNKVVDDEQSKNYEQGIFDFGVPSPMLVSLTMSAIINLAALVRGLTEAFMGRKLEEMFVQMFIAGFVVVNSAPIYEAMVLRSDKGRMPIKTTVVSIFLALALYVLFPFTVRN
- the LOC126713278 gene encoding cellulose synthase-like protein G3 isoform X2, producing MEGLRDCTTSSSTASTPTFHTLRQARRTALNRVFAAIYSCAILAFLYHHALKLTHSNSLAAFFISLSLFISDIFLSFMWVTQQSFRMTPVYRSEFPEQLKQVVNESDFPALDVFICTADPYKEPPISVVNTALSVMAYDYPAEKVSVYISDDGGSQITLFAFMEAAKFASHWLPFCRKNNIVDRSPDAYFASNQPWCSETEKIKEMYESMKVKVDNVLERGKVADDYITREEELTAFTKWTNGFTRQDHPAVIQVLLDNSKDKDISGHLMPSLIYVSREKSRTSPHHFKAGALNALLRVSAVMTNAPMILTLDCDMYSNDPQTPIRVLCYLTDPKIRSTLGYIQFPQKFHGLNENDIYACEHKYMYIVNPLGMDGLSGPDYEGSGCFFCRRAFFGGPSNMISQEIPELNPHHVVAKHIQSQPILELAHKVAGCNFENSTRWGYKVSESWFFLYVFLFLGAYGQHLLEFILEGGTIQRWWNDQRMWMIRGLSCFLFGSLEYFLKYLGISTTSFNVTNKVVDDEQSKNYEQGIFDFGVPSPMLVSLTMSAIINLAALVRGLTEAFMGRKLEEMFVQMFIAGFVVVNSAPIYEAMVLRSDKGRMPIKTTVVSIFLALALYVLFPFTVRN